In one window of uncultured Draconibacterium sp. DNA:
- a CDS encoding cysteine desulfurase, with translation MNYDIEKIRSYFPILQQKIYNKPLVYLDTAASAQKPVQVLLKLEQLHNDYYGNIHRGAHYMADKATVEYEEVRDKVKEFINAASRKEIIFTKGTTESINLVASSFCEKYVSEGDEIIVSEMEHHSNIVPWQIAAERRNAKIVKLPFNDAGLLEIEKLPELITPKTKLIAVNHISNVLGTINPIAEIIEIAHKHNVAVLVDGAQASAHMKIDVQKLDVDFYAFSAHKVYGPNGVGVLYGKEKWLEEIPPYQGGGQMISEVSFDGTKFNDLPYKFEAGTPNISGLAAFGAAIDLVNEIGVENIGSYEHELLKYATEKLKAINGLKIYGEAPQKSGVICFNIEGVHSYDLGMLIDKMGIAIRTGHHCADPIMQHFGMSACARISFGMYNTKEEIDIFMEALNKALMML, from the coding sequence ATGAATTACGATATCGAAAAAATCAGATCATATTTCCCCATTCTCCAGCAAAAGATATATAATAAGCCGCTTGTTTATCTCGATACGGCCGCATCGGCGCAAAAGCCGGTTCAAGTGCTTTTAAAGCTTGAGCAGCTGCACAACGATTACTATGGCAACATCCACCGTGGAGCGCACTACATGGCTGATAAAGCAACGGTTGAGTACGAAGAGGTTCGCGATAAAGTTAAAGAGTTTATTAACGCCGCTTCGCGAAAAGAAATAATTTTCACAAAAGGAACCACCGAAAGTATTAACCTGGTGGCCAGTAGCTTTTGCGAGAAATATGTTTCGGAAGGCGATGAGATCATCGTTTCAGAAATGGAACACCACTCGAATATTGTTCCGTGGCAAATTGCCGCCGAAAGACGAAATGCAAAAATTGTAAAACTTCCGTTTAACGACGCTGGTTTGCTTGAGATAGAAAAGTTGCCGGAATTGATCACTCCGAAGACAAAACTTATCGCTGTTAATCACATCTCCAATGTATTGGGAACAATAAACCCGATTGCAGAGATTATTGAAATCGCCCACAAACACAATGTGGCTGTTTTGGTTGACGGAGCACAGGCATCGGCACACATGAAGATTGATGTGCAAAAACTCGATGTTGACTTTTACGCGTTCTCGGCGCACAAGGTTTACGGACCAAACGGAGTTGGTGTTTTATACGGTAAAGAAAAGTGGCTGGAAGAGATTCCTCCATACCAGGGAGGTGGACAAATGATTTCGGAAGTATCGTTTGACGGCACCAAGTTTAACGATTTACCCTACAAATTTGAAGCAGGAACACCTAACATATCGGGGCTGGCAGCTTTTGGTGCGGCAATTGATCTGGTAAACGAAATTGGCGTTGAAAACATTGGCAGTTACGAACACGAGTTACTGAAATATGCCACCGAAAAACTAAAAGCCATTAATGGTTTGAAGATTTATGGTGAAGCACCTCAAAAATCGGGAGTAATCTGTTTTAATATTGAAGGAGTTCATTCGTACGACCTGGGAATGTTGATAGACAAGATGGGAATTGCTATTCGTACCGGGCATCATTGTGCCGATCCGATAATGCAGCATTTTGGCATGTCGGCTTGTGCACGTATTTCATTTGGGATGTATAATACAAAGGAAGAGATCGATATTTTTATGGAAGCTTTGAATAAGGCACTTATGATGCTTTAG
- a CDS encoding rubrerythrin yields the protein MTKLAGTKTEQNLLKAFAGESQARMRYDYFAKQAKKEGLEQIAAIFEETALNEKEHAKRFFKFLEGNMVEITATYPAGKIGTTMENLKASADGENEEWTELYPEFAKVAEEEGFRDIAMAFKLIARVEEAHENRYRTLYNNLEEGKVFKRGDKVVWKCRNCGFIHEGTAAPKLCPACQHSQAYFEIKESNY from the coding sequence ATGACAAAGTTAGCAGGTACAAAAACCGAACAGAATTTATTAAAAGCATTTGCCGGAGAGTCTCAGGCACGTATGCGTTACGATTATTTTGCAAAGCAAGCCAAAAAAGAAGGATTGGAACAAATAGCAGCGATTTTTGAAGAAACGGCACTGAACGAAAAAGAGCATGCCAAACGTTTCTTTAAATTTCTAGAGGGGAATATGGTTGAAATCACTGCAACTTACCCTGCCGGAAAAATTGGTACTACTATGGAGAACCTGAAAGCTTCTGCCGACGGTGAAAACGAAGAGTGGACAGAACTTTATCCTGAGTTTGCTAAAGTTGCAGAGGAGGAAGGTTTTAGAGATATTGCCATGGCATTTAAATTAATTGCCCGCGTTGAGGAAGCACATGAAAACCGCTACCGTACCTTGTACAATAACCTTGAGGAAGGGAAAGTATTTAAACGTGGCGATAAAGTGGTGTGGAAATGCCGTAACTGTGGTTTTATTCATGAAGGAACTGCCGCACCGAAATTATGTCCGGCATGTCAGCACTCACAGGCATATTTCGAAATTAAGGAATCGAATTATTAG
- a CDS encoding SufE family protein has product MSMEEIQQEIIEEFSMYEDWMDKYGYLIELGNDLEELDAKDKNDQNVIKGCQSRVWLVAELKDGKIYFKGESDAVIVKGLVALLLRVVSGRTPKELLETELHFIDDLGLKQHLSPTRSNGLLAMVKQIRLYAVAYSKIAG; this is encoded by the coding sequence ATGAGCATGGAAGAAATTCAGCAGGAGATAATTGAAGAGTTTTCGATGTACGAAGACTGGATGGACAAATATGGATACCTGATTGAATTGGGGAACGATTTGGAAGAACTTGACGCCAAAGATAAAAACGACCAAAACGTTATTAAAGGATGCCAGTCGCGCGTGTGGTTGGTAGCCGAATTAAAAGATGGTAAAATATACTTCAAGGGCGAGAGCGATGCCGTTATCGTAAAAGGTTTAGTGGCCTTGTTACTTCGTGTTGTTTCGGGCCGTACACCAAAGGAACTGCTTGAAACAGAGCTGCACTTTATCGACGATCTGGGGCTGAAACAACACCTGTCGCCTACCCGTTCAAACGGTCTGCTTGCCATGGTAAAACAAATTCGTTTATACGCTGTTGCTTATAGCAAGATTGCAGGATAA
- a CDS encoding iron-sulfur cluster assembly protein: MDKRIDLIINNLKEVYDPEIPVNVYDLGLIYNVDVDENNQANILMTLTAPGCPVVDVLVDDITQAAQSVDGIEKVDVELTFEPPWDKSMMSEEARLELGFF, translated from the coding sequence ATGGATAAAAGAATAGATTTAATTATAAATAACCTGAAAGAGGTTTACGACCCGGAAATTCCGGTTAACGTTTACGATCTGGGCCTGATTTACAATGTTGATGTTGACGAGAACAACCAGGCTAATATTTTAATGACACTTACCGCACCGGGCTGTCCGGTGGTTGATGTGTTGGTTGACGATATTACCCAGGCCGCCCAATCGGTTGACGGTATAGAAAAAGTTGATGTAGAATTAACGTTCGAACCACCGTGGGATAAATCAATGATGAGCGAAGAAGCCCGACTCGAATTGGGATTCTTTTAA
- the lon gene encoding endopeptidase La, whose translation MGKYKNTAFQTMFGSGMMDNESDFLPIIADGDDKDLKNVEVPSVLPILPLRNTVLFPGVVLPITVGRERSLKLIRDVNQGSKLLGTVAQKDYTVDKPEAADLYEIGTVAEIMKVLEMPDGSTSVIIQGKRRFRINEFVSEEPYFKASVEPLTDISSKDDNEFNAIVGSLKDLSIKVAQFSANVPPEATFAVKNIENSTFLINFICSNTDISVDDKQKLLEIESLKDRGVQAISFLVKEVQMLELKQDIQKKVKTDMDKQQREFMLNQQMKTIQDELGGNPVEQEINALKEKAKEKKWNKDVDEFFHREVEKLGRLNPAAGEYSVQFTFCQTLLDLPWNEYTEDNFDLKHASKVLDEDHYGLEKVKERMLEHLAVLKLKNDMKAPILCLYGPPGVGKTSLGKSVARALGRKYARMSLGGLHDESEIRGHRKTYIGAMPGRIIQNIKKSKSSNPVFILDEIDKVSKHFHGDPASALLEVLDPEQNSEFHDNYVEHDYDLSKVMFVATANSLSTIAPPLRDRLELIEVSGYLVEEKIEIAKRHLIPKQLENHGLKKSDITFPKDVIELIIDGYTRESGVRELDKKLAKLIRRVAKKIAFEESYNKKLTKVDVREYLGVTEYSKEKYQGNEFAGVVTGLAWTAVGGEILFVETSLSKGKGALTLTGNLGDVMKESAMLAHEYLKSHADELDLNPEVFEKWNVHVHVPEGAIPKDGPSAGVTMVTSLASAFTQRKVKKNLAMTGEITLRGKVLPVGGIKEKILAAKRAGITEIILSEQNKKNLEDIKEAYIKGLKFHFVNTIMDVLDIALLKAKVDKPLKIE comes from the coding sequence ATGGGTAAATATAAAAATACAGCTTTTCAAACAATGTTCGGATCGGGAATGATGGATAACGAATCAGACTTTCTTCCAATTATTGCCGATGGCGATGACAAGGATTTAAAGAATGTGGAAGTGCCATCGGTTCTTCCGATTTTGCCGTTGCGTAACACTGTTTTATTTCCGGGTGTGGTTTTGCCAATTACCGTTGGCCGCGAGCGATCGTTGAAGCTCATTCGCGACGTAAATCAGGGAAGCAAATTGCTGGGCACTGTGGCGCAAAAAGATTACACGGTTGACAAACCCGAAGCAGCTGACTTATACGAAATTGGTACAGTGGCCGAAATTATGAAGGTGCTGGAAATGCCCGATGGATCGACTTCTGTAATCATTCAGGGGAAACGCCGTTTTAGAATTAATGAGTTTGTTAGCGAAGAGCCCTATTTTAAAGCATCGGTTGAACCGTTAACCGATATTTCATCGAAAGACGACAATGAGTTTAATGCCATTGTTGGTTCGTTGAAAGACCTGTCGATTAAGGTTGCGCAGTTCTCGGCCAACGTGCCGCCCGAAGCCACTTTTGCCGTTAAAAATATCGAGAACTCCACTTTCCTGATCAACTTTATTTGCTCGAATACTGATATTAGTGTTGACGACAAACAAAAGCTGCTGGAGATTGAAAGCCTGAAAGACCGTGGTGTGCAAGCCATCAGTTTTTTGGTGAAAGAAGTGCAGATGCTGGAGCTGAAACAGGACATTCAGAAAAAGGTGAAAACCGACATGGACAAGCAACAGCGCGAGTTCATGTTAAACCAGCAAATGAAAACTATTCAGGATGAGTTGGGCGGAAATCCGGTTGAGCAGGAAATTAATGCGCTAAAAGAAAAGGCGAAAGAGAAAAAGTGGAACAAAGATGTGGATGAATTTTTCCATCGCGAGGTGGAAAAACTAGGTCGTTTAAATCCGGCAGCCGGCGAATATTCGGTACAGTTTACCTTCTGCCAGACTTTGCTTGATTTGCCCTGGAATGAATACACTGAGGATAATTTCGATTTGAAACACGCCAGCAAAGTGTTGGATGAAGACCACTACGGACTGGAGAAAGTGAAAGAACGGATGCTGGAGCACCTGGCCGTGTTAAAATTGAAAAACGATATGAAAGCTCCGATCCTTTGTTTGTACGGTCCTCCGGGAGTTGGAAAAACATCGTTGGGAAAATCGGTAGCGCGCGCTTTGGGCCGCAAATATGCACGAATGAGTTTGGGTGGTTTACACGACGAGTCGGAGATTCGCGGACACCGAAAAACTTACATCGGAGCAATGCCGGGGCGTATTATTCAGAATATTAAAAAGTCAAAATCATCGAATCCGGTATTTATTCTGGATGAGATCGATAAAGTGTCGAAACATTTTCATGGCGACCCTGCCTCGGCATTACTTGAAGTGCTTGATCCGGAGCAAAACAGCGAGTTCCATGATAACTACGTTGAGCATGATTACGACTTGTCGAAAGTTATGTTTGTTGCCACAGCCAACTCGCTGAGCACAATTGCACCGCCCTTACGTGACCGTTTGGAATTGATCGAGGTGAGTGGTTACCTGGTAGAGGAAAAAATTGAGATTGCGAAAAGGCATCTTATTCCAAAGCAGCTGGAAAACCATGGTTTGAAGAAATCGGATATTACTTTCCCGAAAGATGTTATCGAACTGATTATTGATGGATATACCCGTGAGAGTGGAGTACGTGAGCTGGATAAAAAGCTGGCAAAACTAATTCGTCGTGTTGCCAAGAAAATTGCTTTCGAAGAATCATACAATAAAAAACTGACCAAAGTTGATGTGCGAGAATATCTGGGTGTTACCGAGTATTCAAAAGAAAAATACCAGGGTAACGAATTTGCCGGAGTGGTAACCGGTTTGGCCTGGACAGCTGTTGGTGGCGAGATTCTGTTTGTGGAAACCAGTCTCAGCAAAGGGAAAGGTGCTTTAACACTTACCGGAAACCTGGGTGATGTAATGAAAGAGTCGGCAATGCTGGCACACGAATACTTAAAATCGCATGCTGATGAGCTGGATCTAAATCCTGAAGTTTTCGAAAAATGGAATGTACACGTTCACGTTCCTGAAGGTGCTATTCCAAAAGATGGTCCGTCGGCAGGGGTGACCATGGTTACATCGCTGGCATCGGCATTTACACAACGCAAAGTGAAGAAAAACCTGGCAATGACAGGAGAGATCACCTTACGCGGTAAAGTACTTCCGGTAGGAGGTATTAAGGAGAAAATTCTTGCCGCTAAACGTGCCGGAATTACAGAGATCATTCTTTCGGAACAGAACAAGAAAAACCTAGAGGATATAAAAGAGGCTTACATAAAAGGATTGAAATTCCACTTTGTAAATACCATTATGGATGTACTGGATATTGCACTGTTAAAAGCAAAAGTGGATAAGCCGCTGAAAATTGAATAA
- a CDS encoding type B 50S ribosomal protein L31, with the protein MKKDIHPTEYRLVAFKDMSNGHTFITRSTVDTKETETIDGVEYPIYKLEISNTSHPFYTGKTKLVDTAGRVDKFMSRYGKHMENRKK; encoded by the coding sequence ATGAAAAAAGACATTCATCCAACGGAATACAGATTGGTAGCATTTAAAGATATGTCGAACGGACATACTTTTATTACCCGCTCTACTGTTGATACAAAAGAGACAGAGACTATCGACGGTGTTGAATACCCGATTTACAAACTGGAGATTTCAAACACTTCGCACCCGTTTTACACTGGTAAAACTAAACTTGTGGATACTGCAGGACGTGTTGATAAATTCATGAGCCGTTACGGTAAACACATGGAAAACAGAAAGAAATAA
- a CDS encoding GNAT family N-acetyltransferase: MQLLEVVDKKTKKQFHQVPHIIYKNDPNWAAPLQGMVEGIFDPKKNKTFRNGKAIRWILIDDNGNLVGRIAAFINFNLAKTYEQPTGGCGFFECIDDQEAANKLFKAAADWNNENGMEAMDGPINFGENYVNWGLLVDGFMPQGFGMPYNPKYYEKLFRGFGFEVYFDQYCFHLDYTVPFPERFWKIAGWVAKKPQYQFKHFDFKQTDKFVKDFCEIYDAAWSFHEHYKPLDPDDLYDFLTESKAILDPEMIWFAYAEDKPIAMFVMIPDINQLLIKLNGKLNLPGILKFFYYKKKKVMNRTRIFLMGVDPKYQRAGIESGIFWHQEQIMKKKSHQHYKEVELSWAGDFNPKIISIYEATGAKKAKTHYTMRYMFDRSKKVIKAPLIS, encoded by the coding sequence ATGCAGTTACTAGAAGTCGTTGACAAAAAAACGAAGAAACAATTTCACCAGGTACCACACATCATTTATAAGAATGATCCGAACTGGGCCGCTCCCTTACAAGGGATGGTTGAGGGAATTTTTGATCCGAAAAAGAACAAAACTTTTCGGAATGGAAAAGCTATTCGTTGGATTTTGATTGACGACAATGGCAACCTGGTTGGCAGGATTGCTGCATTTATAAATTTCAACCTGGCAAAAACTTACGAGCAACCAACCGGTGGCTGTGGTTTTTTTGAATGCATCGACGATCAGGAAGCAGCCAATAAACTTTTTAAAGCGGCTGCCGACTGGAACAATGAAAATGGCATGGAAGCCATGGATGGCCCGATAAATTTTGGCGAGAACTATGTAAACTGGGGATTGCTGGTTGATGGTTTTATGCCACAGGGGTTTGGTATGCCTTACAATCCAAAGTATTACGAGAAGCTATTTCGCGGATTTGGTTTCGAAGTGTATTTCGACCAGTATTGTTTCCACCTCGATTACACCGTGCCGTTTCCCGAACGTTTTTGGAAAATTGCCGGCTGGGTGGCTAAAAAACCACAATATCAGTTCAAACATTTCGATTTTAAACAAACCGATAAGTTTGTAAAAGATTTCTGTGAGATCTATGATGCAGCCTGGTCGTTTCACGAGCATTACAAACCTCTCGATCCGGATGACCTATACGACTTTTTGACTGAGTCGAAAGCAATTCTCGATCCGGAAATGATCTGGTTTGCTTACGCCGAGGACAAGCCGATAGCAATGTTTGTGATGATTCCGGATATTAATCAGTTACTGATAAAACTAAACGGCAAACTGAATCTGCCCGGTATATTAAAGTTCTTTTATTACAAAAAGAAAAAGGTGATGAATCGAACCCGGATCTTTCTGATGGGAGTTGATCCAAAATACCAGCGTGCAGGTATCGAATCCGGAATTTTCTGGCATCAGGAGCAGATTATGAAAAAGAAATCGCACCAACATTACAAGGAAGTTGAGTTGTCGTGGGCCGGTGATTTTAACCCGAAAATTATTTCAATTTACGAGGCAACAGGAGCTAAAAAGGCCAAAACGCACTACACTATGCGGTATATGTTCGATCGGAGTAAGAAGGTAATAAAAGCACCATTGATTTCTTAG
- a CDS encoding GNAT family N-acetyltransferase: MEVIQVTGKNLVDDFHKVPEIIYKKDRNWIPQLRPMIENTFDPAKNGRFKKGDARRWVLKKDEILIGRIAAFYDDDYSSGYDQPTGCCGFFECVNNQQAAFTLFDTAREWLKEKGMEAMDGPVNFDENFFFWGLLKDGFRPQTFGMNYNPQYYNDLFTAYGFKTYYEQYSYSLDVTNPDLPDRFWKIAEWVAKKPGYSFEHFSMKNQDKYIRDFIEIHEKAWGNHGNYKPIKFELLKDLLSSAKIILDEEFIWYAYHNGKPIAFFMQILDLNQIIQKLKTGNLSLWQGLKLLYLKKRKTITRCRVIVLGVVPGYQGKGIESAIFHHLKKVMLRKSWYDDMEMSWIGDFNPKMNAMFKSFGADRTQTHCTLRYLFNREKEFVRAPIIE, encoded by the coding sequence ATGGAGGTTATACAGGTTACCGGTAAAAACCTGGTTGATGATTTTCATAAAGTACCGGAAATAATTTATAAGAAGGATCGCAATTGGATTCCCCAGCTTCGGCCAATGATCGAAAATACTTTTGATCCCGCAAAAAACGGCCGTTTCAAAAAAGGCGATGCACGGCGTTGGGTATTAAAAAAAGATGAAATACTTATTGGTCGGATTGCCGCATTTTACGACGATGATTATTCTTCGGGCTACGATCAGCCGACAGGATGTTGTGGCTTTTTCGAGTGTGTGAATAACCAGCAGGCAGCTTTTACACTGTTTGACACAGCTCGCGAGTGGCTGAAAGAAAAAGGCATGGAAGCCATGGATGGCCCGGTTAATTTCGATGAGAACTTCTTTTTTTGGGGATTGCTAAAAGACGGATTCCGGCCACAAACTTTTGGGATGAACTACAACCCGCAGTACTACAACGATCTATTTACCGCCTATGGTTTTAAAACCTATTACGAACAATACAGCTACTCTTTAGATGTAACAAATCCCGATTTGCCTGATCGGTTTTGGAAAATAGCAGAATGGGTGGCCAAAAAACCGGGATACTCTTTTGAGCACTTTTCCATGAAAAATCAGGATAAGTATATCCGTGATTTTATCGAGATTCATGAAAAAGCGTGGGGAAATCACGGAAATTATAAACCGATTAAATTTGAGTTGCTCAAAGATCTTTTGTCGAGTGCAAAAATTATTCTCGATGAGGAATTTATTTGGTATGCCTATCACAACGGAAAGCCCATTGCCTTTTTTATGCAGATACTGGATTTGAATCAAATTATACAAAAATTAAAAACGGGGAACCTGAGTTTGTGGCAGGGATTAAAATTGCTGTATTTGAAAAAGCGCAAAACGATTACGCGGTGCCGCGTAATTGTTCTGGGTGTGGTTCCCGGCTACCAGGGCAAGGGAATTGAATCGGCAATTTTTCATCATCTGAAGAAAGTGATGCTACGAAAATCGTGGTACGACGATATGGAAATGAGCTGGATCGGAGATTTTAATCCGAAGATGAATGCCATGTTCAAATCATTCGGAGCAGATCGCACGCAAACTCATTGTACACTGCGTTATTTGTTCAATCGGGAGAAAGAATTTGTACGAGCTCCGATTATTGAATAA
- a CDS encoding Bax inhibitor-1/YccA family protein: MMNISKSSNPVLKEKAFSRDYTTQSDVMTVNGTINKTALMLLLVIAGAVFTWNKFFDVVATNPEAGLAAVGPWLAIGGIGGFITVLVTVFRPQSSGISAPIYAIFEGLFLGGISAIFEMQYSGIVMRAVMLTLAVFMVMLFLYRSGIIKVTKRFMMGVVAATAGIALVYFVSFIAGMFGAEMSFLHGNSNLSIGISLVVVAVAALNLVLDFSFIERAAESGAPKYMEWYGAFGLMVTLIWLYLEILRLLSKLASRN, translated from the coding sequence ATGATGAATATCTCAAAATCTTCAAATCCTGTATTAAAAGAAAAAGCTTTTAGCAGAGATTATACAACACAGTCGGATGTAATGACTGTAAACGGAACAATAAATAAAACAGCTCTAATGCTGCTTTTGGTAATTGCCGGCGCGGTTTTTACCTGGAATAAGTTTTTTGATGTTGTTGCCACAAATCCTGAAGCCGGACTGGCAGCAGTGGGACCGTGGTTGGCCATTGGCGGAATCGGAGGTTTTATCACGGTTCTGGTAACGGTGTTTCGTCCGCAAAGTTCAGGAATATCAGCACCAATTTATGCCATTTTCGAAGGACTTTTTCTTGGAGGGATTTCTGCAATATTTGAAATGCAGTATTCCGGAATTGTGATGCGTGCAGTAATGCTAACACTCGCAGTTTTTATGGTGATGCTTTTTTTATACCGCTCGGGAATTATAAAGGTTACTAAACGATTTATGATGGGAGTAGTGGCGGCAACTGCCGGTATTGCACTGGTTTATTTTGTCAGTTTTATTGCCGGAATGTTTGGTGCCGAAATGTCGTTTTTGCATGGTAATTCGAACCTTAGTATTGGGATTAGTTTGGTTGTTGTTGCTGTTGCAGCATTAAATCTGGTGCTCGATTTTTCGTTCATCGAGAGGGCAGCAGAGTCGGGTGCTCCAAAATATATGGAGTGGTATGGCGCATTTGGACTGATGGTAACGTTAATCTGGTTATACCTCGAAATTTTGCGTTTGTTATCGAAATTAGCAAGTAGAAATTAA
- a CDS encoding oligosaccharide flippase family protein yields MNFSSHFRNRLQRFNQSEFYRDIASLFTGMVLARAVPFVFALAIARLYAPEQFGDFVLYLTIASVLSIISTGKYEKAIILVGTSDERKLIGSFAQKINAGVNLVALAIVGLIILVWQPGTSERMHLLLLPFYSFFFSAIQLIRNIYIAKKQFSRLSVLEITRAVLTGVLQCAFFLFPATGLFLGAVVAQLFTFFVFSFRVDEASLFRLGKFNSEERALAQRYIKFPKFSIVSEVMNFISSQLPVFLFKPFFGDKMLGLYSFSHRYISVPVQLLSISISSVYIQNAKTLEQTPAKLKELTFSLFRKQVLLGIIPFAVLGFWGQQIFSILFGVEWAFSGYLAQFIAPWLYFVMLGSPLSAILIVKEKQNISMWYNILLLIARIASLLLGGLILKDVVLTVILYSLSGVVFFAFLTIYSLFLAGVNLKQAGIYFLKMVLLVIPIALLKIWL; encoded by the coding sequence ATGAACTTTTCCAGCCATTTCAGAAATAGATTACAACGGTTTAACCAAAGTGAGTTTTATAGAGATATTGCTTCGCTTTTTACCGGAATGGTGCTGGCACGTGCTGTTCCGTTTGTTTTTGCCCTGGCAATTGCACGTTTGTATGCACCCGAACAGTTTGGCGATTTTGTGCTTTACCTTACCATTGCATCGGTACTTTCAATCATCTCCACCGGCAAATACGAGAAGGCAATTATACTGGTTGGAACCTCAGATGAACGAAAGCTGATCGGGAGTTTTGCGCAGAAAATAAATGCTGGAGTAAATTTAGTTGCGCTGGCAATAGTTGGTCTTATCATTTTGGTTTGGCAGCCCGGCACCAGCGAAAGAATGCATTTACTACTGCTTCCATTCTACTCCTTCTTTTTTAGTGCTATTCAACTGATTCGAAATATTTATATCGCCAAAAAGCAGTTTAGCCGGCTATCGGTTTTGGAAATTACAAGGGCGGTTTTAACAGGAGTACTACAATGCGCATTCTTTTTATTTCCGGCAACAGGATTGTTTTTAGGAGCTGTAGTTGCGCAACTTTTTACATTTTTCGTTTTCTCATTCCGGGTTGATGAAGCAAGTTTATTTCGTCTCGGGAAATTTAATTCGGAAGAAAGAGCACTGGCGCAGCGTTACATTAAATTCCCCAAATTTTCGATCGTTTCAGAGGTAATGAATTTTATTAGCAGCCAGCTTCCTGTCTTTCTTTTTAAACCGTTTTTTGGAGACAAAATGCTGGGATTGTATTCCTTTTCGCACCGTTATATCAGTGTGCCGGTTCAATTATTAAGCATTTCCATTTCCAGTGTTTATATACAAAATGCAAAAACGCTTGAGCAAACACCGGCCAAACTTAAAGAACTGACATTCTCACTTTTCCGAAAACAGGTCCTTCTAGGCATCATTCCTTTTGCGGTACTTGGTTTTTGGGGGCAACAAATTTTTAGCATTTTATTTGGTGTGGAATGGGCATTTTCTGGTTATCTGGCTCAGTTTATTGCACCCTGGCTTTATTTTGTAATGCTGGGTTCTCCGTTATCAGCCATCCTGATTGTTAAGGAAAAGCAAAACATATCGATGTGGTACAACATATTGTTGCTGATTGCCCGGATTGCCAGTTTACTGCTTGGCGGTTTAATCCTTAAAGATGTTGTTTTAACCGTGATTTTGTATAGTCTGTCGGGTGTGGTATTTTTTGCATTCCTGACGATTTACTCTCTGTTTTTGGCAGGTGTAAATTTGAAACAAGCAGGTATTTACTTTCTTAAAATGGTACTTTTGGTTATTCCAATTGCGCTGCTTAAAATTTGGTTGTAA